One window of Candidatus Micrarchaeota archaeon genomic DNA carries:
- the carB gene encoding carbamoyl-phosphate synthase (glutamine-hydrolyzing) large subunit, protein MPKKTRKKILIVGSGPVKIGEAAEFDYSTSQALRVLKEEGYESILVNSNVATVQTSYGMADKVYLLPANAEFVEKTIREERPWGIMIGFGGQSSLNAGVELYRSGVLERYNVKVLGTSVKDIETALSRDIFRKTMRAHGIQVPPSASARSKESAINAAKGIGYPVMLRVSFNLGGRGSAVLWNERQLVSELDRAFAQSSVGEVLIEKFLHGWKEIEYEVVRDKDANCAVTACIENLDPMGVHTGDSAVVTPAQTLDNHEFQAMRSVAIRVADAINLIGECNVQFALSPNSYEFYVIETNPRMSRSSALASKATGYPLAYVSAKLALGHRLYEIKNNVSKSTTAFFEPSLDYITVKMPRWDLHKFEFVDRSIGTEMKSIGEVMSIGRNFEEAMQKAIRMLDIREPGIVGGAVYNSAMGRKELIGILKEHRPYWFLHVAKGFREGVSLEEMHKLTNIDSFFLKKIEGIVRNYEKWRKGKASRGELKKLGFSDSQLGSGGGNGISIKQIDTLAGECPARTNYLYATNSGSEDDIDTKQERSKLLVLGAGVFRIGVSVEFDYGAVALAESAKRYFDEVAVLNYNPETVSTDWDRVDKLYFDELTEETVLNIHRKERFSNIATFAAGQIGNNLALSLEKKGIKLLGTNGRSIDMAENRDRFSALLEKLGIKQADWTSATSINDIRGFIEEFGFPVLVRPSYVLSGSSMKTANNMKELMMYIDAATRISPKYPVTVSHFIKEGVEAELDCGSDGRSAIGVSLYHVEEAGVHSGDATIATPYEDAYSNKRMKEIALRLVNELDIRGPFNLQFIIDRGEPHVIELNMRASRSMPFSSKSVGVNLIDYAVKGILERYDWNGFKEPTHGAFAVKSPQFSWGQLRGSYPLLGPEMRSTGESAAMGKSFGSALLKSWLGAQPNRIPRKGILVYGDTDKSILKETADMLSERITVNTLDLAPMHNHPTLDAEKVLEMMSGKSIDMVITNNGMQEIDYGIRRKAVDMNIPIVLNARLGRALGKSLFEKDLDCDELKSYWKK, encoded by the coding sequence ATGCCCAAAAAGACAAGGAAAAAAATACTAATCGTTGGATCCGGTCCCGTGAAGATAGGCGAGGCCGCGGAGTTCGATTACAGCACCAGCCAGGCGCTCAGGGTGCTGAAGGAAGAAGGATACGAAAGCATACTCGTGAATTCAAACGTGGCTACTGTGCAGACAAGCTACGGTATGGCAGATAAGGTTTACCTTCTGCCTGCCAATGCGGAATTCGTGGAAAAGACGATAAGGGAGGAGAGGCCCTGGGGCATAATGATAGGGTTCGGCGGGCAGAGCTCGCTTAATGCAGGGGTTGAGCTGTACAGGAGCGGAGTTCTGGAGAGGTACAACGTAAAGGTGCTAGGCACTTCAGTCAAGGACATAGAAACGGCATTGAGCAGGGACATATTCAGGAAGACGATGCGCGCTCACGGCATACAGGTACCTCCGAGCGCAAGCGCAAGGAGCAAGGAATCTGCAATAAATGCCGCAAAGGGCATAGGTTATCCGGTAATGCTTCGCGTAAGCTTCAATTTGGGCGGAAGGGGATCCGCAGTTCTATGGAATGAAAGGCAGCTCGTGTCCGAATTGGACAGGGCCTTTGCCCAAAGCTCAGTCGGGGAGGTATTGATCGAGAAGTTCCTGCATGGATGGAAGGAAATAGAATACGAGGTAGTGAGGGACAAGGACGCCAACTGCGCAGTTACTGCATGCATAGAGAACCTCGATCCTATGGGCGTGCATACTGGAGACTCGGCGGTTGTGACCCCGGCCCAGACGCTTGACAACCACGAATTCCAGGCGATGCGCAGCGTTGCCATAAGAGTTGCGGATGCGATAAACCTCATAGGGGAATGCAACGTGCAGTTTGCGCTCAGCCCCAACAGCTACGAATTTTACGTAATAGAGACGAACCCCAGGATGTCGCGCTCCAGCGCCCTTGCAAGCAAGGCCACGGGATATCCTCTTGCGTACGTGAGCGCGAAGCTGGCGCTGGGCCACAGGCTATACGAGATAAAGAACAACGTATCAAAATCTACTACCGCATTCTTCGAGCCCAGCCTGGACTACATAACCGTCAAGATGCCGCGTTGGGACCTTCACAAGTTCGAGTTCGTGGACAGGAGCATAGGCACAGAGATGAAGAGCATCGGCGAGGTAATGTCCATAGGCAGGAATTTCGAGGAAGCGATGCAGAAGGCAATACGCATGCTCGACATAAGGGAGCCTGGGATCGTTGGAGGCGCTGTCTACAATTCCGCGATGGGAAGGAAGGAGCTCATCGGCATCCTGAAGGAGCACAGGCCCTACTGGTTCCTCCACGTTGCGAAAGGCTTCAGGGAGGGCGTTTCCCTTGAGGAGATGCACAAGTTAACAAACATCGACAGCTTCTTCCTCAAAAAGATAGAGGGGATCGTGCGCAATTATGAGAAATGGAGGAAGGGGAAGGCATCGCGCGGCGAACTCAAAAAACTAGGATTTAGCGACAGCCAATTGGGATCTGGCGGGGGCAACGGCATTTCCATAAAGCAGATAGATACCCTTGCAGGCGAATGCCCTGCAAGGACCAATTATCTGTATGCTACAAACTCAGGAAGCGAGGACGACATAGATACGAAGCAGGAGAGGAGCAAGCTGCTGGTGCTTGGCGCGGGAGTATTCAGGATAGGGGTTTCCGTCGAGTTCGACTATGGTGCGGTTGCGCTTGCCGAAAGCGCGAAGAGGTATTTTGACGAGGTAGCTGTGCTTAACTACAATCCGGAAACGGTATCCACGGACTGGGACCGCGTTGACAAGCTTTATTTCGACGAGCTGACGGAGGAAACGGTACTCAACATACACAGGAAGGAGCGCTTCAGCAACATCGCGACGTTCGCTGCGGGGCAGATAGGGAACAACCTTGCGCTCTCGCTCGAGAAAAAAGGTATAAAGCTGCTGGGGACAAATGGGAGGAGCATAGACATGGCGGAGAACAGGGACAGGTTCTCCGCGCTGCTGGAGAAATTGGGCATAAAGCAGGCGGATTGGACCAGCGCAACATCGATAAATGACATAAGGGGATTCATCGAGGAGTTCGGCTTCCCTGTCCTCGTAAGGCCTAGCTACGTCCTGAGCGGATCATCGATGAAAACTGCAAACAACATGAAGGAACTGATGATGTACATAGATGCTGCGACAAGGATATCCCCGAAATACCCTGTGACAGTCTCCCATTTCATAAAGGAGGGCGTTGAGGCGGAGCTTGATTGCGGGAGCGACGGCAGGAGCGCAATAGGAGTGTCGCTCTACCATGTCGAGGAGGCGGGGGTGCACAGCGGCGACGCAACCATTGCAACGCCATACGAAGACGCATATTCTAACAAGAGGATGAAAGAGATAGCGCTGAGGCTTGTCAACGAGCTTGACATAAGGGGCCCTTTCAACCTGCAGTTCATAATAGACAGGGGGGAGCCCCACGTGATAGAGCTCAACATGAGGGCTAGCAGGTCCATGCCTTTCTCTTCGAAGTCCGTCGGGGTCAACCTGATAGACTATGCGGTTAAGGGCATACTTGAAAGGTATGATTGGAATGGGTTCAAGGAGCCCACTCACGGCGCGTTCGCAGTAAAGAGCCCGCAGTTCTCGTGGGGGCAATTAAGGGGCTCGTATCCGCTCCTTGGTCCGGAGATGCGGAGCACAGGCGAGAGCGCTGCTATGGGGAAGAGCTTCGGCTCAGCCCTTCTGAAGAGCTGGCTGGGCGCCCAGCCGAACAGGATCCCAAGGAAGGGGATACTCGTTTACGGGGACACCGACAAGAGCATATTAAAGGAGACGGCAGACATGCTGTCGGAAAGGATCACGGTCAACACCCTCGATCTTGCGCCCATGCACAATCATCCAACCCTGGATGCGGAGAAGGTGCTTGAGATGATGAGCGGCAAGTCGATAGACATGGTCATAACGAACAACGGGATGCAGGAGATCGATTACGGGATAAGGAGGAAGGCGGTTGACATGAACATACCAATAGTGCTCAATGCAAGACTGGGAAGGGCATTGGGCAAATCCCTGTTTGAAAAGGATCTGGACTGCGACGAGCTGAAAAGCTACTGGAAAAAATAG